In the Quercus lobata isolate SW786 chromosome 5, ValleyOak3.0 Primary Assembly, whole genome shotgun sequence genome, one interval contains:
- the LOC115988518 gene encoding probable LRR receptor-like serine/threonine-protein kinase At3g47570 isoform X2, with product MSPFTLMMLTKRRSILLLLAFLLVQPCILHLSHSSNNFTDQSALIAFKSEISFHPNDTIFSAGNWSTTTNFCEWFGVSCSRRRQRVTALNLSYVDLHGTISPHIGNLSFLVSLDLQNNSFSGFLPHEIGNLHRLRELRLSNNLLEGSIPPTLHNCQKLVVLFLDGNKLNGSIPKDLGMLPRVRVIELSQNKLMGTIPSSLGNMSSLEFLDLSYNSLTGAFPLLIFNLSSLIKSIDITENNLSGTLPMDLCSCCPNLQGLYISYNKFSGKLPSQFNNCRELLELSLSYNMVDGSISKGFGSLKKVELLYLGGNNLIGNIPPIISNLSMLQGFYAEENNIKGSMPSDLWCLHNLKELNIYFNDLTGTIPQNIFNITSLQMLNLMGNSLSGNLSFDTRIPCPNLGSLFLDGNNISGRIPSYLSNCSNLVEVDLSVNLLSGPIPRSLGSLKYLKILGLFDNQLTEESGHQEHSFLTSLTSCTSLEELLISNNPLNITIPETIGNFSASLKIIDASQSQTKGKIPMGIGSLKNLTWLDLSYNNLSGNLPSTLGGLEELQRLHLRDNNIRGNIPEELCQLIKLGELFLSNNKISGSIPNCIGNLNLLQRLNLSYNKLTSSIPLNVWNLENMLFLDLSSNSLYGSLSPNMKTLKAIEYLNLSHNQITGKVPSIIGAFESLSNLDLSKNSFQGDIPDSFGQLKGMDLLDLSNNNLLGAIPKSLEALRFLKYLNLSFNKLSGEIPSGGPFANFKAKSFLGNEALCGNSIFGVPPCMSPSSKGARMKQLLLKYFIPSIASIIIFAMLVIMLRRHPQYNMQIPSSLFTLPTVDWRMISYQELCRGTNNFCESNLLGIGGFGTVYKGILSDGTIVAVKVLNLHLEDAFKSFDAECKVLRALRHRNLVKVISVCSSPQFKALVLQYMSNYSLEKWIYSHNYCLNLVQRVGIMVDVASALDYLHNGQLESVVHCDLKPSNILLDEDMVAHVGDFGIAKILAENKDATQTRTIGTIGYIAPEFLVMGSYTGGIPLPIFSEWWLAKEKFSFIDSFILSSFPGATFQGCNGLSVKYQSIGYFL from the exons ATGTCTCCCTTCACACTCATGATGCTAACTAAAAGGCGATCCATTCTCCTGCTCTTGGCTTTTCTGTTAGTGCAACCATGCATACTTCACTTGTCTCACTCTTCCAACAACTTTACAGATCAATCAGCTCTCATTGCCTTCAAATCTGAAATCAGTTTTCATCCAAATGATACTATCTTCTCTGCTGGTAACTGGTCCACAACAACAAACTTCTGTGAGTGGTTTGGGGTCTCTTGCAGCCGACGCAGACAAAGAGTCACAGCCTTGAACCTTTCCTATGTGGATCTTCACGGCACCATTTCCCCTCATATTGGCAACCTCTCCTTCCTGGTCTCACTTGATCTTCAAAACAACAGCTTCTCCGGTTTTCTGCCACATGAGATTGGTAATCTACACCGCTTGAGGGAACTTCGGTTGTCAAACAACCTATTGGAAGGTAGTATTCCTCCGACTCTACATAATTGCCAGAAGCTTGTAGTTTTATTTCTTGATGGAAACAAATTAAATGGTAGCATACCTAAAGATTTAGGCATGTTACCAAGGGTTCGCGTAATAGAGCTTAGTCAAAACAAACTTATGGGTACAATTCCATCGTCCCTCGGCAATATGTCGTCATTAGAGTTCTTGGATTTGAGTTACAATAGCCTCACCGGTGCATTTCCTCTTCTCATCTTTAACTTGTCTTCTCTAATAAAGAGTATTGATATTACAGAAAATAACCTCTCAGGAACCCTTCCAATGGATCTTTGTAGCTGTTGTCCTAATCTTCAAGGACTGTATATTTCCTACAACAAATTCAGCGGTAAGCTCCCCTCACAGTTTAATAACTGCAGAGAGCTTTTAGAATTATCTCTATCATACAATATGGTTGATGGAAGTATTTCAAAAGGTTTTGGGAGTTTAAAAAAGGTTGAACTCCTCTATCTTGGAGGTAACAACTTAATTGGAAACATTCCTCCTATCATAAGCAATTTATCGATGTTACAAGGGTTTTATGCTGAAGAAAACAACATTAAAGGAAGCATGCCAAGTGATTTATGGTGTCTCCACAATCTGAAGgaattgaatatttattttaatgatctCACTGGGACAATacctcaaaatattttcaacattaCCTCTCTACAAATGCTCAACTTGATGGGTAATTCCTTGTCTGGAAATCTTTCATTTGATACTAGGATCCCTTGCCCTAATCTTGGAAGCTTGTTTCTTGATGGCAACAACATTAGCGGTCGTATCCCATCATATCTTTCAAATTGTTCCAACCTCGTCGAAGTAGATTTATCTGTAAATTTACTCTCTGGGCCTATACCTAGAAGCCTTGGAAGCTTAAAATATCTCAAAATCTTGGGTCTATTTGATAATCAACTAACAGAGGAGTCTGGGCATCAAGAGCATAGTTTTCTTACATCTTTAACCAGTTGCACATCTTTAGAGGAGCTACTTATTTCCAACAATCCCTTGAATATTACCATTCCGGAAACCATTGGAAATTTTTCGGCTTCACTTAAAATCATTGATGCAAGTCAAAGCCAAACAAAGGGTAAAATTCCAATGGGAATCGGTTCCTTGAAAAATTTGACCTGGCTTGATTTGAGCTATAACAATTTGTCTGGAAATTTACCGTCAACGTTAGGGGGATTAGAGGAATTGCAAAGGTTGCATCTTAGAGACAATAATATTAGAGGAAACATTCCAGAAGAGCTTTGTCAACTAATCAAGCTGGGAGAACTATTTCTctcaaataacaaaatttctGGATCCATCCCGAATTGCATTGGAAACCTCAATCTTTTGCAGAGATTAAACTTGAGTTATAACAAATTGACATCATCAATCCCATTGAATGTGTGGAATCTTGAAAATATGTTGTTCTTGGATTTATCATCAAATTCCCTCTATGGATCTTTATCTCCAAACATGAAAACACTCAAAGCTATTGAGTACTTGAATTTATCTCATAACCAAATTACTGGAAAAGTTCCAAGTATCATTGGTGCTTTTGAAAGTCTTAGTAATCTTGATTTGTCAAAGAATTCATTTCAAGGAGACATTCCAGATTCTTTTGGGCAGTTGAAAGGAATGGATCTACTGGACCTCTCTAATAATAATCTCTTAGGTGCAATTCCTAAGTCTCTGGAGGCACTTCGGTTTCTCAAGTATTTGAATTTGTCATTCAATAAGTTATCAGGAGAGATACCATCTGGTGGACCTTTTGCAAACTTCAAGGCAAAATCATTTTTAGGTAATGAAGCACTTTGTGGGAATTCAATTTTTGGAGTTCCACCTTGCATGAGTCCAAGTTCTAAAGGAGCAAGGATGAAACAACTTTTgctcaaatattttattcctaGCATTGCATCAATTATAATCTTTGCAATGCTTGTCATTATGCTAAGAAGACATCCACAATATAACATGCAAATTCCAAGTTCACTTTTCACATTACCTACAGTGGATTGGAGAATGATATCGTATCAAGAACTTTGTCGTGGGACAAACAACTTTTGTGAAAGCAACTTGCTTGGAATTGGAGGGTTTGGTACTGTGTACAAAGGGATACTGTCCGATGGGACTATTGTTGCTGTAAAAGTTCTAAACCTGCATTTGGAGGATGcttttaaaagttttgatgCTGAATGCAAGGTGTTAAGGGCATTACGACATAGGAATCTGGTTAAAGTCATTAGTGTATGCTCCAGTCCCCAGTTTAAAGCTTTGGTGTTGCAGTACATGTCAAATTATAGCCTTGAAAAGTGGATATACTCTCACAACTACTGCTTGAATCTTGTTCAAAGAGTAGGCATTATGGTTGATGTTGCATCGGCATTAGATTATCTCCATAATGGTCAATTAGAATCCGTGGTGCATTGTGATTTGAAGCCTAGCAATATTCTTTTGGATGAGGACATGGTTGCACATGTTGGAGACTTTGGCATTGCAAAGATTTTAGCTGAAAACAAGGACGCAACCCAAACCAGAACCATTGGTACAATTGGCTACATCGCACCAG AATTTTTGGTCATGGGATCTTACACAG GTGGCATACCCTTGCCAATATTTTCTGAGTGGTGGCTAGCCAAAGAAAAGTTCTCTTTCATTGATTCATTTATTCTCTCTTCATTTCCTGGTGCAACATTCCAAGGATGCAATGGATTGAGTGTCAAATATCAG AGCATTGGTTACTTCCTCTAA
- the LOC115988518 gene encoding probable LRR receptor-like serine/threonine-protein kinase At3g47570 isoform X1 codes for MSPFTLMMLTKRRSILLLLAFLLVQPCILHLSHSSNNFTDQSALIAFKSEISFHPNDTIFSAGNWSTTTNFCEWFGVSCSRRRQRVTALNLSYVDLHGTISPHIGNLSFLVSLDLQNNSFSGFLPHEIGNLHRLRELRLSNNLLEGSIPPTLHNCQKLVVLFLDGNKLNGSIPKDLGMLPRVRVIELSQNKLMGTIPSSLGNMSSLEFLDLSYNSLTGAFPLLIFNLSSLIKSIDITENNLSGTLPMDLCSCCPNLQGLYISYNKFSGKLPSQFNNCRELLELSLSYNMVDGSISKGFGSLKKVELLYLGGNNLIGNIPPIISNLSMLQGFYAEENNIKGSMPSDLWCLHNLKELNIYFNDLTGTIPQNIFNITSLQMLNLMGNSLSGNLSFDTRIPCPNLGSLFLDGNNISGRIPSYLSNCSNLVEVDLSVNLLSGPIPRSLGSLKYLKILGLFDNQLTEESGHQEHSFLTSLTSCTSLEELLISNNPLNITIPETIGNFSASLKIIDASQSQTKGKIPMGIGSLKNLTWLDLSYNNLSGNLPSTLGGLEELQRLHLRDNNIRGNIPEELCQLIKLGELFLSNNKISGSIPNCIGNLNLLQRLNLSYNKLTSSIPLNVWNLENMLFLDLSSNSLYGSLSPNMKTLKAIEYLNLSHNQITGKVPSIIGAFESLSNLDLSKNSFQGDIPDSFGQLKGMDLLDLSNNNLLGAIPKSLEALRFLKYLNLSFNKLSGEIPSGGPFANFKAKSFLGNEALCGNSIFGVPPCMSPSSKGARMKQLLLKYFIPSIASIIIFAMLVIMLRRHPQYNMQIPSSLFTLPTVDWRMISYQELCRGTNNFCESNLLGIGGFGTVYKGILSDGTIVAVKVLNLHLEDAFKSFDAECKVLRALRHRNLVKVISVCSSPQFKALVLQYMSNYSLEKWIYSHNYCLNLVQRVGIMVDVASALDYLHNGQLESVVHCDLKPSNILLDEDMVAHVGDFGIAKILAENKDATQTRTIGTIGYIAPEYGSEGRVSTKCDIYSYGIILLEMITRKKPTDEMFVGELGMRQWIASLPDRMEVVDDGLLSIEDGRDVTVMQTILSSILELGLRCSEELPDERLEIKDVVAKVNKIRLALLGNRNRGV; via the exons ATGTCTCCCTTCACACTCATGATGCTAACTAAAAGGCGATCCATTCTCCTGCTCTTGGCTTTTCTGTTAGTGCAACCATGCATACTTCACTTGTCTCACTCTTCCAACAACTTTACAGATCAATCAGCTCTCATTGCCTTCAAATCTGAAATCAGTTTTCATCCAAATGATACTATCTTCTCTGCTGGTAACTGGTCCACAACAACAAACTTCTGTGAGTGGTTTGGGGTCTCTTGCAGCCGACGCAGACAAAGAGTCACAGCCTTGAACCTTTCCTATGTGGATCTTCACGGCACCATTTCCCCTCATATTGGCAACCTCTCCTTCCTGGTCTCACTTGATCTTCAAAACAACAGCTTCTCCGGTTTTCTGCCACATGAGATTGGTAATCTACACCGCTTGAGGGAACTTCGGTTGTCAAACAACCTATTGGAAGGTAGTATTCCTCCGACTCTACATAATTGCCAGAAGCTTGTAGTTTTATTTCTTGATGGAAACAAATTAAATGGTAGCATACCTAAAGATTTAGGCATGTTACCAAGGGTTCGCGTAATAGAGCTTAGTCAAAACAAACTTATGGGTACAATTCCATCGTCCCTCGGCAATATGTCGTCATTAGAGTTCTTGGATTTGAGTTACAATAGCCTCACCGGTGCATTTCCTCTTCTCATCTTTAACTTGTCTTCTCTAATAAAGAGTATTGATATTACAGAAAATAACCTCTCAGGAACCCTTCCAATGGATCTTTGTAGCTGTTGTCCTAATCTTCAAGGACTGTATATTTCCTACAACAAATTCAGCGGTAAGCTCCCCTCACAGTTTAATAACTGCAGAGAGCTTTTAGAATTATCTCTATCATACAATATGGTTGATGGAAGTATTTCAAAAGGTTTTGGGAGTTTAAAAAAGGTTGAACTCCTCTATCTTGGAGGTAACAACTTAATTGGAAACATTCCTCCTATCATAAGCAATTTATCGATGTTACAAGGGTTTTATGCTGAAGAAAACAACATTAAAGGAAGCATGCCAAGTGATTTATGGTGTCTCCACAATCTGAAGgaattgaatatttattttaatgatctCACTGGGACAATacctcaaaatattttcaacattaCCTCTCTACAAATGCTCAACTTGATGGGTAATTCCTTGTCTGGAAATCTTTCATTTGATACTAGGATCCCTTGCCCTAATCTTGGAAGCTTGTTTCTTGATGGCAACAACATTAGCGGTCGTATCCCATCATATCTTTCAAATTGTTCCAACCTCGTCGAAGTAGATTTATCTGTAAATTTACTCTCTGGGCCTATACCTAGAAGCCTTGGAAGCTTAAAATATCTCAAAATCTTGGGTCTATTTGATAATCAACTAACAGAGGAGTCTGGGCATCAAGAGCATAGTTTTCTTACATCTTTAACCAGTTGCACATCTTTAGAGGAGCTACTTATTTCCAACAATCCCTTGAATATTACCATTCCGGAAACCATTGGAAATTTTTCGGCTTCACTTAAAATCATTGATGCAAGTCAAAGCCAAACAAAGGGTAAAATTCCAATGGGAATCGGTTCCTTGAAAAATTTGACCTGGCTTGATTTGAGCTATAACAATTTGTCTGGAAATTTACCGTCAACGTTAGGGGGATTAGAGGAATTGCAAAGGTTGCATCTTAGAGACAATAATATTAGAGGAAACATTCCAGAAGAGCTTTGTCAACTAATCAAGCTGGGAGAACTATTTCTctcaaataacaaaatttctGGATCCATCCCGAATTGCATTGGAAACCTCAATCTTTTGCAGAGATTAAACTTGAGTTATAACAAATTGACATCATCAATCCCATTGAATGTGTGGAATCTTGAAAATATGTTGTTCTTGGATTTATCATCAAATTCCCTCTATGGATCTTTATCTCCAAACATGAAAACACTCAAAGCTATTGAGTACTTGAATTTATCTCATAACCAAATTACTGGAAAAGTTCCAAGTATCATTGGTGCTTTTGAAAGTCTTAGTAATCTTGATTTGTCAAAGAATTCATTTCAAGGAGACATTCCAGATTCTTTTGGGCAGTTGAAAGGAATGGATCTACTGGACCTCTCTAATAATAATCTCTTAGGTGCAATTCCTAAGTCTCTGGAGGCACTTCGGTTTCTCAAGTATTTGAATTTGTCATTCAATAAGTTATCAGGAGAGATACCATCTGGTGGACCTTTTGCAAACTTCAAGGCAAAATCATTTTTAGGTAATGAAGCACTTTGTGGGAATTCAATTTTTGGAGTTCCACCTTGCATGAGTCCAAGTTCTAAAGGAGCAAGGATGAAACAACTTTTgctcaaatattttattcctaGCATTGCATCAATTATAATCTTTGCAATGCTTGTCATTATGCTAAGAAGACATCCACAATATAACATGCAAATTCCAAGTTCACTTTTCACATTACCTACAGTGGATTGGAGAATGATATCGTATCAAGAACTTTGTCGTGGGACAAACAACTTTTGTGAAAGCAACTTGCTTGGAATTGGAGGGTTTGGTACTGTGTACAAAGGGATACTGTCCGATGGGACTATTGTTGCTGTAAAAGTTCTAAACCTGCATTTGGAGGATGcttttaaaagttttgatgCTGAATGCAAGGTGTTAAGGGCATTACGACATAGGAATCTGGTTAAAGTCATTAGTGTATGCTCCAGTCCCCAGTTTAAAGCTTTGGTGTTGCAGTACATGTCAAATTATAGCCTTGAAAAGTGGATATACTCTCACAACTACTGCTTGAATCTTGTTCAAAGAGTAGGCATTATGGTTGATGTTGCATCGGCATTAGATTATCTCCATAATGGTCAATTAGAATCCGTGGTGCATTGTGATTTGAAGCCTAGCAATATTCTTTTGGATGAGGACATGGTTGCACATGTTGGAGACTTTGGCATTGCAAAGATTTTAGCTGAAAACAAGGACGCAACCCAAACCAGAACCATTGGTACAATTGGCTACATCGCACCAG AGTATGGTTCTGAAGGGAGAGTATCCACCAAATGTGACATTTATAGTTATGGGATAATATTGTTGGAGATGATCACAAGAAAAAAACCTACCGATGAAATGTTTGTTGGAGAACTAGGTATGAGGCAATGGATTGCTTCACTTCCTGACAGAATGGAAGTTGTGGACGATGGTTTGCTTAGTATTGAAGATGGAAGAGATGTAACTGTCATGCAAACTATCCTTTCATCTATCTTGGAATTAGGCTTGAGGTGTTCTGAAGAATTACCAGATGAAAGACTTGAAATCAAGGACGTGGTGGCCAAGGTTAACAAAATCAGATTGGCACTACTTGGAAACAGAAATAGGGGTGTCTGA
- the LOC115988518 gene encoding probable LRR receptor-like serine/threonine-protein kinase At3g47570 isoform X3: MSPFTLMMLTKRRSILLLLAFLLVQPCILHLSHSSNNFTDQSALIAFKSEISFHPNDTIFSAGNWSTTTNFCEWFGVSCSRRRQRVTALNLSYVDLHGTISPHIGNLSFLVSLDLQNNSFSGFLPHEIGNLHRLRELRLSNNLLEGSIPPTLHNCQKLVVLFLDGNKLNGSIPKDLGMLPRVRVIELSQNKLMGTIPSSLGNMSSLEFLDLSYNSLTGAFPLLIFNLSSLIKSIDITENNLSGTLPMDLCSCCPNLQGLYISYNKFSGKLPSQFNNCRELLELSLSYNMVDGSISKGFGSLKKVELLYLGGNNLIGNIPPIISNLSMLQGFYAEENNIKGSMPSDLWCLHNLKELNIYFNDLTGTIPQNIFNITSLQMLNLMGNSLSGNLSFDTRIPCPNLGSLFLDGNNISGRIPSYLSNCSNLVEVDLSVNLLSGPIPRSLGSLKYLKILGLFDNQLTEESGHQEHSFLTSLTSCTSLEELLISNNPLNITIPETIGNFSASLKIIDASQSQTKGKIPMGIGSLKNLTWLDLSYNNLSGNLPSTLGGLEELQRLHLRDNNIRGNIPEELCQLIKLGELFLSNNKISGSIPNCIGNLNLLQRLNLSYNKLTSSIPLNVWNLENMLFLDLSSNSLYGSLSPNMKTLKAIEYLNLSHNQITGKVPSIIGAFESLSNLDLSKNSFQGDIPDSFGQLKGMDLLDLSNNNLLGAIPKSLEALRFLKYLNLSFNKLSGEIPSGGPFANFKAKSFLGNEALCGNSIFGVPPCMSPSSKGARMKQLLLKYFIPSIASIIIFAMLVIMLRRHPQYNMQIPSSLFTLPTVDWRMISYQELCRGTNNFCESNLLGIGGFGTVYKGILSDGTIVAVKVLNLHLEDAFKSFDAECKVLRALRHRNLVKVISVCSSPQFKALVLQYMSNYSLEKWIYSHNYCLNLVQRVGIMVDVASALDYLHNGQLESVVHCDLKPSNILLDEDMVAHVGDFGIAKILAENKDATQTRTIGTIGYIAPEFLVMGSYTGNFL, from the exons ATGTCTCCCTTCACACTCATGATGCTAACTAAAAGGCGATCCATTCTCCTGCTCTTGGCTTTTCTGTTAGTGCAACCATGCATACTTCACTTGTCTCACTCTTCCAACAACTTTACAGATCAATCAGCTCTCATTGCCTTCAAATCTGAAATCAGTTTTCATCCAAATGATACTATCTTCTCTGCTGGTAACTGGTCCACAACAACAAACTTCTGTGAGTGGTTTGGGGTCTCTTGCAGCCGACGCAGACAAAGAGTCACAGCCTTGAACCTTTCCTATGTGGATCTTCACGGCACCATTTCCCCTCATATTGGCAACCTCTCCTTCCTGGTCTCACTTGATCTTCAAAACAACAGCTTCTCCGGTTTTCTGCCACATGAGATTGGTAATCTACACCGCTTGAGGGAACTTCGGTTGTCAAACAACCTATTGGAAGGTAGTATTCCTCCGACTCTACATAATTGCCAGAAGCTTGTAGTTTTATTTCTTGATGGAAACAAATTAAATGGTAGCATACCTAAAGATTTAGGCATGTTACCAAGGGTTCGCGTAATAGAGCTTAGTCAAAACAAACTTATGGGTACAATTCCATCGTCCCTCGGCAATATGTCGTCATTAGAGTTCTTGGATTTGAGTTACAATAGCCTCACCGGTGCATTTCCTCTTCTCATCTTTAACTTGTCTTCTCTAATAAAGAGTATTGATATTACAGAAAATAACCTCTCAGGAACCCTTCCAATGGATCTTTGTAGCTGTTGTCCTAATCTTCAAGGACTGTATATTTCCTACAACAAATTCAGCGGTAAGCTCCCCTCACAGTTTAATAACTGCAGAGAGCTTTTAGAATTATCTCTATCATACAATATGGTTGATGGAAGTATTTCAAAAGGTTTTGGGAGTTTAAAAAAGGTTGAACTCCTCTATCTTGGAGGTAACAACTTAATTGGAAACATTCCTCCTATCATAAGCAATTTATCGATGTTACAAGGGTTTTATGCTGAAGAAAACAACATTAAAGGAAGCATGCCAAGTGATTTATGGTGTCTCCACAATCTGAAGgaattgaatatttattttaatgatctCACTGGGACAATacctcaaaatattttcaacattaCCTCTCTACAAATGCTCAACTTGATGGGTAATTCCTTGTCTGGAAATCTTTCATTTGATACTAGGATCCCTTGCCCTAATCTTGGAAGCTTGTTTCTTGATGGCAACAACATTAGCGGTCGTATCCCATCATATCTTTCAAATTGTTCCAACCTCGTCGAAGTAGATTTATCTGTAAATTTACTCTCTGGGCCTATACCTAGAAGCCTTGGAAGCTTAAAATATCTCAAAATCTTGGGTCTATTTGATAATCAACTAACAGAGGAGTCTGGGCATCAAGAGCATAGTTTTCTTACATCTTTAACCAGTTGCACATCTTTAGAGGAGCTACTTATTTCCAACAATCCCTTGAATATTACCATTCCGGAAACCATTGGAAATTTTTCGGCTTCACTTAAAATCATTGATGCAAGTCAAAGCCAAACAAAGGGTAAAATTCCAATGGGAATCGGTTCCTTGAAAAATTTGACCTGGCTTGATTTGAGCTATAACAATTTGTCTGGAAATTTACCGTCAACGTTAGGGGGATTAGAGGAATTGCAAAGGTTGCATCTTAGAGACAATAATATTAGAGGAAACATTCCAGAAGAGCTTTGTCAACTAATCAAGCTGGGAGAACTATTTCTctcaaataacaaaatttctGGATCCATCCCGAATTGCATTGGAAACCTCAATCTTTTGCAGAGATTAAACTTGAGTTATAACAAATTGACATCATCAATCCCATTGAATGTGTGGAATCTTGAAAATATGTTGTTCTTGGATTTATCATCAAATTCCCTCTATGGATCTTTATCTCCAAACATGAAAACACTCAAAGCTATTGAGTACTTGAATTTATCTCATAACCAAATTACTGGAAAAGTTCCAAGTATCATTGGTGCTTTTGAAAGTCTTAGTAATCTTGATTTGTCAAAGAATTCATTTCAAGGAGACATTCCAGATTCTTTTGGGCAGTTGAAAGGAATGGATCTACTGGACCTCTCTAATAATAATCTCTTAGGTGCAATTCCTAAGTCTCTGGAGGCACTTCGGTTTCTCAAGTATTTGAATTTGTCATTCAATAAGTTATCAGGAGAGATACCATCTGGTGGACCTTTTGCAAACTTCAAGGCAAAATCATTTTTAGGTAATGAAGCACTTTGTGGGAATTCAATTTTTGGAGTTCCACCTTGCATGAGTCCAAGTTCTAAAGGAGCAAGGATGAAACAACTTTTgctcaaatattttattcctaGCATTGCATCAATTATAATCTTTGCAATGCTTGTCATTATGCTAAGAAGACATCCACAATATAACATGCAAATTCCAAGTTCACTTTTCACATTACCTACAGTGGATTGGAGAATGATATCGTATCAAGAACTTTGTCGTGGGACAAACAACTTTTGTGAAAGCAACTTGCTTGGAATTGGAGGGTTTGGTACTGTGTACAAAGGGATACTGTCCGATGGGACTATTGTTGCTGTAAAAGTTCTAAACCTGCATTTGGAGGATGcttttaaaagttttgatgCTGAATGCAAGGTGTTAAGGGCATTACGACATAGGAATCTGGTTAAAGTCATTAGTGTATGCTCCAGTCCCCAGTTTAAAGCTTTGGTGTTGCAGTACATGTCAAATTATAGCCTTGAAAAGTGGATATACTCTCACAACTACTGCTTGAATCTTGTTCAAAGAGTAGGCATTATGGTTGATGTTGCATCGGCATTAGATTATCTCCATAATGGTCAATTAGAATCCGTGGTGCATTGTGATTTGAAGCCTAGCAATATTCTTTTGGATGAGGACATGGTTGCACATGTTGGAGACTTTGGCATTGCAAAGATTTTAGCTGAAAACAAGGACGCAACCCAAACCAGAACCATTGGTACAATTGGCTACATCGCACCAG AATTTTTGGTCATGGGATCTTACACAGGTAATTTCCTCTGA